One Amaranthus tricolor cultivar Red isolate AtriRed21 chromosome 10, ASM2621246v1, whole genome shotgun sequence genomic window carries:
- the LOC130825944 gene encoding probable ribonuclease P/MRP protein subunit POP5, translating to MVGFKNRYMVLEIFLDPNKDLVVDDPIIVTQFNVSKAIKDSILVNFGECGLASSLGSFQVKYVNPITKLCIIRTSREDYQKVWCAITMVSSIGNCPALCNLLDLSGSIKACKKAALSCEEGKFEQYKLVKGGQVADELNQQMQNCLEKIKVLEH from the exons ATGGTGGGATTCAAAAATAGGTACATGGTGTTGGAAATTTTTTTAGATCCAAACAAGGATCTCGTGGTAGATGATCCTATTATTGTTACCCAATTCAATGTGTCGAAAGCAATTAAAGACAGCATTCTTGTCAACTTTGGGGAGTGCGGTTTGGCTTCTTCACTTGGGTCCTTCCAGG TTAAGTATGTGAATCCAATCACAAAGTTGTGTATTATCCGGACATCAAGAGAGGACTACCAGAAAGTCTGGTGTGCAATTACTATGGTTTCAAGCATTGGGAATTGCCCCGCTTTATGCAATTTGCTTGATTTGAGTG GGAGTATCAAAGCGTGTAAAAAGGCTGCCCTTAGTTGTGAAGAAGGAAAATTTGAGCAGTATAAGCTTGTAAAGGGTGGTCAAGTTGCAGACGAGTTGAATCAGCAAATGCAAAATTGTTTGGAGAAGATTAAAGTACTGGAGCATTAG